From Trichocoleus sp. FACHB-46, one genomic window encodes:
- a CDS encoding PatU, with protein sequence MTKNPESFSEELLAWLLQDSNSAEFSTETGANSINSGNQAQVEPLASSQANPAVNYESNSPELADLDPLDSEGIDFALTNSSEVPAFSPHSGSQSLKPGEILTVQDRFHALLKRRLQTEIQRHPPLFPWESEVYAYEPDQVDSTVVGQVPRRLWAAQLRNLSVPVALPEAVLAQLLDQCQDLLQTSLREGAKLVRAVETLFPGHTQTLNDLAGMVLVSPARSGTLDAQMGSSLLETSTKFPDSYEAATPKQQMALSLLAAREILSSLTLSISASQSCLERQWLTAAGLLTLEIRYQPQAEPRLRVQGRLPSGGSLKLQGRSTQSTASRSRPGCISVEVFDPQPNQTYPLTVEFYDQEQEPLVFVIQPLSD encoded by the coding sequence ATGACTAAGAATCCTGAATCATTTTCCGAAGAGTTACTCGCATGGCTACTGCAAGACTCCAACTCAGCTGAATTTTCAACTGAGACGGGTGCCAATTCTATCAATTCAGGCAACCAGGCTCAGGTTGAGCCGCTCGCTTCTAGTCAAGCGAACCCAGCGGTTAACTATGAGAGTAACAGTCCTGAATTAGCAGACTTAGATCCGTTGGATTCAGAAGGGATAGACTTTGCACTGACTAACTCCAGTGAAGTGCCAGCCTTCTCCCCGCACTCAGGGAGCCAATCACTCAAACCGGGAGAAATACTTACTGTGCAAGACAGATTCCACGCTCTTTTAAAGCGTCGATTACAAACTGAAATTCAACGCCATCCGCCCCTGTTTCCTTGGGAATCGGAGGTCTATGCTTACGAGCCTGATCAAGTTGACTCAACTGTGGTCGGGCAGGTTCCCAGGCGGTTATGGGCAGCTCAACTACGCAACCTGAGTGTCCCCGTTGCGCTACCAGAGGCGGTTCTGGCTCAATTGCTGGACCAATGCCAAGATTTGCTGCAAACTTCTTTGCGGGAAGGAGCCAAATTAGTTCGAGCGGTTGAGACCTTATTTCCGGGCCATACTCAAACTCTGAATGATTTGGCTGGTATGGTACTGGTGTCTCCGGCTCGCTCTGGAACCTTGGATGCTCAGATGGGATCCTCCCTATTAGAAACGAGCACTAAGTTTCCCGATAGTTATGAAGCGGCTACACCGAAGCAGCAAATGGCGCTATCCCTTCTGGCGGCTCGCGAAATTTTAAGTTCGCTAACTTTATCGATTTCAGCTAGCCAATCTTGCCTGGAACGCCAGTGGTTAACAGCAGCAGGGCTGTTGACCTTGGAGATCCGCTATCAGCCTCAAGCAGAACCAAGACTCCGGGTGCAAGGTCGGTTACCTTCCGGTGGCAGCTTAAAGTTACAAGGGCGATCGACTCAATCAACCGCTTCTCGGTCGCGACCGGGTTGCATTAGCGTTGAGGTATTTGATCCACAACCCAATCAAACCTATCCTCTAACCGTGGAATTCTACGACCAGGAGCAAGAGCCGCTGGTCTTTGTGATTCAGCCGCTGAGCGATTGA
- a CDS encoding DUF4129 domain-containing transglutaminase family protein, translating to MSNSPGVRQRRGIPVWQQLQQRLQSLPNVEVEDSILLRVLVQVLVTVGIIATDIAAKDAVAEWPITSYWAIPLSLLGATWSWYRRHDRNIPTKFCLAIGMLVTLLAFFVRLFGELNDTRLALAQLLIQLQVLHSFDLPRRKDLGYSMVIGLILLGVAGTLSQTLAFGPFLLVFVAIALPVLVLDYRSRLGLVFQGWKLRGADLAPKRLGIFLLVVVSLGLIIFAFLPRLPGYQLRTFPVSAPVDFQGKFDTSRILNPGYVRGGRGGGEEGEGEGSGAEAGQRGQGRGKGKLDETYYYGFDTQINQNLRGQMKPQVLMRVRSQAEGFWRVVAFDRYTGQGWEISRNDQAETINRSSWSYQFFLPRPIVLGKAKEVVQTYTIVAEELPNVIPAMAWAKELYFPTRQVAVDPEGSLRSPLALVEGFTYTVISEVPYRNRTLLSKAATDYPEAIRKNYLQVPPEIAAKVRQKTQEILATAPNPLTSPSEQALYLAQYLKQQYTIQPDLAFLEDNDDLVEAFLFRFEGGYPDHFSTVLTVMLRSVGIPARLVTGFAPGEFNPFTGLYVVRNTDAYAMTEVYFPKYGWFAFDPIPGHELIPPSVEENQTFSVLRKFWQWVAGWLPSPVTGILSGLFNAIATILTRTIGWFLGLFSKGWLGLFTGLIVSVGLAFLGWLGWTGWRNWRYQRWLAKLPPMESLYQQMLAWLATQGFHKRPAQTPLEYAQQWYSHPSPEYSQTIAAISHAYVGWRYGGQAANVRQLQQQFRSLKKQQAKRSLAIWKLRSQRLMQRQSAR from the coding sequence ATGTCTAACTCACCTGGGGTACGGCAACGGCGAGGCATCCCTGTTTGGCAGCAGCTACAGCAGCGTTTGCAATCACTGCCAAACGTTGAGGTGGAGGACTCGATCCTACTACGAGTACTTGTGCAGGTACTGGTAACGGTGGGAATTATCGCAACCGATATCGCGGCCAAGGATGCAGTGGCAGAATGGCCGATTACCAGTTATTGGGCGATTCCGTTGAGCTTGTTGGGGGCTACTTGGAGCTGGTACCGTCGCCACGATCGCAACATCCCAACGAAATTTTGCTTAGCCATTGGCATGTTAGTGACGCTACTGGCTTTTTTTGTGCGTCTATTTGGCGAGCTGAATGATACTCGCTTAGCGTTGGCTCAGTTATTAATTCAACTTCAGGTTCTGCACAGCTTTGATCTGCCGCGTCGCAAAGACTTAGGCTACTCGATGGTGATTGGTCTGATTCTGCTAGGCGTGGCGGGTACACTCAGCCAAACACTAGCATTTGGGCCATTTTTGCTCGTATTCGTAGCGATCGCCTTACCTGTTCTCGTTTTAGATTACCGCTCTCGTTTGGGATTGGTATTTCAAGGCTGGAAACTCCGCGGTGCTGACCTGGCTCCTAAGCGTTTGGGTATTTTCCTGCTAGTTGTGGTCAGTCTGGGACTGATCATTTTTGCTTTTTTACCTAGGCTACCTGGCTACCAATTGCGGACGTTTCCGGTCAGCGCGCCCGTAGACTTCCAAGGGAAATTTGACACGAGTCGGATTCTGAACCCTGGTTATGTGCGGGGGGGACGCGGCGGAGGTGAGGAAGGTGAAGGAGAAGGATCTGGTGCTGAAGCGGGACAACGGGGGCAAGGCCGAGGGAAGGGCAAGCTAGACGAAACCTACTACTACGGTTTTGATACCCAAATCAACCAAAACTTGCGCGGACAAATGAAGCCCCAAGTTTTGATGCGGGTGCGATCGCAAGCAGAGGGTTTTTGGCGCGTAGTCGCCTTCGATCGCTACACCGGACAAGGATGGGAAATTTCGCGTAATGACCAAGCAGAGACGATTAACCGCTCTAGTTGGTCTTATCAATTTTTCCTCCCTCGGCCCATTGTTTTGGGCAAAGCCAAGGAAGTAGTTCAGACTTATACGATCGTGGCGGAAGAACTGCCAAACGTAATTCCAGCGATGGCTTGGGCCAAGGAACTCTATTTCCCAACTCGTCAGGTTGCTGTAGATCCAGAAGGTAGTTTGCGATCGCCCTTAGCCTTAGTAGAAGGCTTTACTTACACGGTGATTTCGGAAGTGCCTTACCGCAACCGAACGTTGCTAAGCAAGGCTGCCACCGACTATCCGGAGGCGATCCGGAAAAACTATCTTCAAGTTCCACCCGAAATTGCAGCCAAGGTGCGACAGAAGACGCAAGAGATTTTAGCCACTGCTCCAAATCCGCTCACTAGTCCTTCTGAGCAAGCGCTTTATTTGGCTCAGTACTTGAAACAGCAATATACGATCCAGCCCGACTTAGCTTTTCTGGAAGATAACGACGACTTAGTCGAAGCGTTTCTCTTTCGCTTTGAAGGCGGCTACCCAGATCATTTCTCAACTGTGCTCACCGTCATGTTGCGATCGGTCGGGATACCTGCGCGTTTGGTAACTGGGTTTGCACCAGGAGAATTTAATCCCTTTACTGGCTTGTATGTGGTTCGCAACACTGATGCCTATGCCATGACGGAGGTTTACTTTCCCAAGTATGGCTGGTTTGCGTTTGACCCCATTCCAGGTCATGAACTGATTCCTCCCTCTGTGGAAGAAAACCAAACTTTTAGTGTGCTACGGAAGTTTTGGCAGTGGGTAGCGGGCTGGTTGCCTTCTCCGGTGACGGGTATTCTCAGTGGCTTGTTTAATGCGATCGCGACCATCCTGACTCGAACAATCGGTTGGTTTCTAGGACTTTTTTCGAAAGGATGGCTGGGCCTGTTTACAGGACTGATTGTATCCGTTGGGCTGGCTTTTCTAGGTTGGTTGGGTTGGACAGGTTGGCGAAATTGGCGCTATCAACGCTGGCTGGCCAAACTACCACCCATGGAAAGCCTATACCAGCAAATGCTGGCTTGGTTGGCAACCCAAGGGTTTCACAAACGACCCGCCCAGACTCCTCTGGAATATGCTCAGCAATGGTACAGCCACCCCTCGCCAGAGTATAGTCAAACGATTGCGGCGATCTCACATGCCTATGTGGGCTGGCGCTATGGAGGTCAAGCTGCGAATGTGAGGCAGCTACAGCAGCAGTTTCGCAGCTTGAAAAAGCAGCAAGCTAAGCGATCGCTTGCCATCTGGAAATTGAGAAGTCAACGTCTGATGCAAAGACAGAGCGCTCGATAA
- the hetZ gene encoding heterocyst differentiation protein HetZ: MLGSWLAVNHHGEICRDVEAIFQLLFNELRLSTGASEQNCTDVAERLTQEVKRICTESKRIQASGEVETWAITLARHRLTQCLTYYKLGSRRGRVELHSTLSAVIYRYITPSQGQSSYQARLTLIEDFLQGFYMEALNAFRRETQMPKAYCPKTLLELAEYMAFTERYAKRRIPLPGHRNQQLIILRAQTFSQQQPLETYVDIEQAAEGASQETDQAWNAASVQQLREQMVAQAPEPADDSLRHTVVTELMAYLEERQQSDCADYFALRLQDLPAHEIEAILGLTPRQRDYLQQRFKYHLIRFALSHHWELVHQWLEADLEHNLGLTPQQWEAFQTQISAQQLRILQLKQQQFTNLAIAQDVGCTVTQIQKQWSQLLEQAWEIRNSLVSGASPSTDE; this comes from the coding sequence ATGCTAGGGTCTTGGTTAGCTGTTAACCATCATGGGGAGATCTGCCGCGACGTGGAGGCAATTTTTCAGCTACTGTTCAATGAACTTAGGCTGTCAACGGGAGCGTCTGAGCAGAATTGTACGGATGTAGCAGAGCGTTTGACGCAAGAAGTAAAAAGAATTTGCACTGAAAGTAAGCGGATTCAGGCTTCTGGAGAAGTAGAAACTTGGGCGATCACCTTAGCTCGGCATCGCCTCACTCAGTGTTTGACCTACTACAAGCTAGGGTCACGGCGGGGTCGAGTCGAGCTGCACAGTACCCTCAGTGCCGTGATCTATCGCTATATCACCCCCTCCCAAGGACAATCCAGTTATCAAGCCCGATTAACCTTGATCGAGGATTTTCTGCAAGGGTTTTACATGGAAGCCTTGAATGCATTTCGGCGGGAAACCCAGATGCCAAAGGCTTACTGCCCCAAAACCTTGCTAGAGCTAGCAGAATACATGGCCTTTACAGAGCGCTATGCTAAACGCCGCATTCCTCTGCCAGGGCACCGAAATCAGCAATTGATCATTCTGCGAGCCCAAACCTTCTCGCAACAGCAACCCTTAGAAACTTACGTAGATATTGAGCAAGCCGCCGAGGGAGCTTCTCAAGAAACCGATCAAGCTTGGAACGCAGCTTCGGTACAACAACTGCGGGAGCAAATGGTGGCTCAAGCCCCAGAACCCGCCGATGACAGTTTGCGTCACACCGTTGTGACTGAGCTGATGGCTTACCTGGAGGAGCGGCAGCAGAGTGACTGTGCAGACTACTTCGCTTTACGACTGCAAGATTTACCTGCCCATGAAATTGAGGCAATTTTAGGGCTAACCCCTCGTCAGAGGGATTACCTCCAGCAGCGATTTAAGTACCATTTAATTCGATTTGCGCTCTCTCACCATTGGGAATTGGTGCATCAGTGGCTAGAAGCTGACTTAGAACATAATCTGGGTTTGACACCCCAGCAGTGGGAGGCCTTTCAAACGCAAATCAGTGCGCAACAGCTTAGAATATTGCAGCTAAAGCAACAGCAATTTACCAATCTCGCGATCGCTCAAGACGTTGGGTGCACAGTAACTCAAATCCAAAAACAGTGGTCTCAGTTGTTGGAGCAAGCTTGGGAAATTCGCAATAGCCTAGTATCCGGAGCAAGTCCATCTACAGATGAATAG
- the sds gene encoding solanesyl diphosphate synthase, whose protein sequence is MTSATSLFSTVETDLRVLTDNLKNLVGAHHPILYAAAEHLFGAGGKRLRPAIVFLISRATMPGQDITARHRRLAEITEMIHTASLVHDDVVDESEVRRGVPTVHSSFGNRIAVLAGDFLFAQSSWHLANLDNLEVVKLLSKVIMDMAEGEIQQGLNRFDTSLSIEAYLDKSYYKTASLIANSAKAAGVLSDVPSSMAENLYNYGRHIGLAFQIVDDIFDFTGSLEALGKPAGSDLKSGNLTAPVLFALKENPILEGLIEREFAHEGDLDHAIALILESNGMERSRELAAHHAQSAIACLSDLPPSESHQALTEMADYVLSRLH, encoded by the coding sequence ATGACCTCAGCTACTTCTTTGTTCTCTACTGTCGAAACTGACCTACGGGTCTTGACAGACAATCTGAAAAACTTAGTTGGTGCCCATCACCCCATTCTCTATGCTGCCGCCGAGCATTTATTTGGAGCGGGGGGAAAACGGCTGAGGCCAGCGATTGTCTTTCTGATCTCGCGAGCCACCATGCCAGGTCAAGACATCACTGCTCGGCATCGACGCTTGGCTGAAATCACTGAAATGATCCACACAGCGAGCCTCGTCCATGATGATGTCGTGGATGAATCAGAAGTTCGTAGGGGTGTTCCCACGGTCCATAGCAGCTTCGGAAACCGCATCGCAGTGCTAGCGGGCGATTTTCTTTTTGCTCAGTCCTCTTGGCATTTAGCTAACTTGGACAACTTAGAAGTCGTGAAGCTTCTGTCTAAAGTGATTATGGACATGGCCGAGGGGGAAATCCAGCAGGGGTTGAACCGCTTCGATACTAGCTTGTCGATTGAAGCCTACTTAGACAAGAGCTATTACAAAACAGCTTCCCTCATCGCTAACAGTGCTAAAGCCGCAGGTGTGCTCAGCGATGTCCCATCCTCAATGGCTGAGAACCTATACAACTATGGTCGTCATATTGGCTTAGCATTCCAAATTGTGGATGACATTTTTGACTTCACTGGTTCTTTGGAAGCTTTAGGAAAGCCTGCTGGATCAGATTTAAAGAGTGGCAACCTTACCGCCCCTGTTTTATTCGCCCTTAAAGAAAATCCGATTCTCGAAGGCTTGATTGAACGAGAATTTGCTCACGAAGGCGATCTCGATCATGCGATCGCCTTGATTTTAGAGAGCAATGGTATGGAGCGATCGCGTGAACTCGCAGCTCACCATGCCCAAAGTGCCATAGCCTGCCTCAGTGACCTTCCTCCCTCCGAATCCCACCAAGCTTTAACAGAAATGGCAGATTACGTCTTGAGTCGGCTGCATTAA
- the murI gene encoding glutamate racemase, protein MSNHSQPHSTSLPSNNLTSEPQASLEPSLPTPFATERQRAYIGVFDSGVGGLTVLRELYRQLPNESILYFGDTARLPYGTRSQAEILQFVREILTWMVQQGVKMAIMACNTSSALALEAVRREFKIPILGLILPGARAAVQQGSRIGVIATPATAASNAYRQAVQEVDETAEVWQVGCPEFVPLVEQNRISDPYTYQVAQEYLAPLLQQQIDTLVYGCTHYPHLAPVLRSLLPPSVKLVDPAVSVVAAAAQELELLGLRNIRLPLPTRFCVSGNPEQFAQVSVQWLGFTPTVEKINLPEVLSQIVS, encoded by the coding sequence GTGTCTAACCACTCACAGCCGCACTCCACTTCCCTTCCTAGCAACAATTTGACCTCAGAGCCGCAAGCTAGTTTAGAACCCAGTCTGCCTACACCGTTTGCCACAGAACGACAGCGGGCCTACATTGGTGTGTTTGACAGTGGGGTCGGGGGACTCACAGTTTTGCGAGAGCTATATCGGCAATTGCCCAACGAGTCAATTCTCTACTTTGGAGATACGGCTCGCCTCCCCTATGGCACGCGATCGCAAGCAGAGATTTTGCAGTTTGTGCGGGAGATTTTGACCTGGATGGTGCAACAAGGGGTCAAGATGGCAATCATGGCCTGCAACACTAGCTCAGCTTTGGCTTTAGAAGCAGTCCGGCGGGAGTTCAAAATTCCCATCTTGGGTTTAATCTTGCCAGGAGCCCGCGCCGCAGTTCAGCAGGGCAGCCGCATTGGTGTGATTGCCACTCCTGCCACCGCAGCTAGCAATGCCTACCGTCAGGCTGTTCAAGAAGTGGATGAAACGGCTGAAGTGTGGCAAGTGGGATGTCCGGAGTTTGTACCCTTGGTAGAGCAAAACCGCATTAGCGATCCTTACACCTACCAAGTCGCTCAGGAGTATTTGGCTCCCCTATTGCAGCAGCAGATCGACACGCTTGTTTACGGCTGTACCCACTATCCTCACTTAGCACCTGTACTACGCAGCCTATTGCCGCCCTCTGTGAAGCTAGTCGATCCGGCAGTTAGTGTGGTAGCTGCAGCAGCCCAAGAACTAGAGTTACTCGGGTTGAGAAATATCCGATTGCCGTTACCTACCCGCTTTTGTGTGAGTGGCAACCCGGAACAGTTCGCTCAAGTTTCTGTTCAGTGGCTTGGATTCACCCCGACCGTCGAAAAAATCAATCTTCCAGAAGTACTGAGTCAAATTGTTTCTTGA